One genomic segment of Vulpes lagopus strain Blue_001 chromosome 9, ASM1834538v1, whole genome shotgun sequence includes these proteins:
- the LOC121498599 gene encoding basic proline-rich protein-like, whose amino-acid sequence MAVPLATQLPEAAGPVREDADQYSEWRAKKCPEDPASQSYAGEPRAGEAAPSLSDSVETEAQPDPGTARWVSGRVTGPRPPGVRGTPCSRPHPTPRTVASPPPVRGQRLPTRSAGSAAASDAPAGLLDPPGRPPAARQPRGRRCHSQERPGQRPPPRPYLSPLRDPVRAHFPGTVEVDPPRPQLSVSTHPGQEAPRDLPPESGRSQPPAVRPRIPERWRVGPRRTAPPGSDVTSRRFPPPPPP is encoded by the exons ATGGCCGTGCCCCTTGCCACCCAACTACCTGAGGCCGCAGGGCCGGTAAGAGAGGACGCGGATCAATACAGTGAGTGGCGTGCAAAGAA ATGCCCCGAGGATCCTGCATCCCAGTCCTACGCCGGAGAGCCTCGGGCAGGTGAGGCGGCCCCAAGCCTCAGCGACTCGGTAGAAACCGAGGCGCAGCCCGACCCCGGGACAGCCCGGTGGGTGTCAGGGCGGGTCACGGGTCCTCGGCCCCCGGGGGTGAGGGGGACCCCCTGCTcccggccccaccccaccccccggacGGTCGCATCTCCGCCGCCCGTGCGAGGCCAGCGCCTCCCCACACGCTCGGCGGGGTCTGCGGCGGCCTCGGACGCTCCCGCGGGGCTCCTCGACCCTCCGGGgaggccgcccgccgcccgccagcCCCGCGGGCGCAGGTGTCACTCGCAGGAGCGCCCGGGGCAGCGGCCGCCGCCTCGTCCCTACCTCAGCCCACTCCGCGATCCCGTTCGAGCGCACTTCCCGGGGACGGTTGAAGTGGACCCTCCGCGACCGCAGCTCTCCGTCTCCACCCACCCGGGCCAAGAAGCCCCACGTGACCTTCCGCCCGAAAGCGGCCGCTCCCAGCCTCCCGCCGTCCGGCCCCGGATCCCggagaggtggagggtggggccaCGCCGCACCGCCCCTCCCGGAAGTGACGTCACGTCAAGgcgcttccccccgccccccccgccatGA